From the Nodularia sp. NIES-3585 genome, one window contains:
- a CDS encoding DUF3368 domain-containing protein — MQVVFNSSPLIFLTRLGFLDIFLDYPDEFYLPCFVAKEISVKPDEAFQKVIELINSGNIVVKEIQLSFLADSLNMRLGKGESEAIALAIELQTDYIILDDFAARKEAIRLGLNVKGTLAVIRKLQTDGKITISSLEQLYQNMVAINFRVKRSLFDAIFAD, encoded by the coding sequence GTGCAGGTTGTTTTTAACTCCTCTCCATTAATTTTCCTAACGCGGCTAGGATTTTTGGATATATTTCTGGATTATCCTGACGAGTTCTACCTACCATGTTTTGTTGCTAAGGAAATTAGCGTTAAACCTGATGAAGCTTTTCAGAAAGTCATAGAGTTGATTAATTCCGGTAATATTGTAGTCAAAGAAATTCAATTAAGTTTCTTGGCTGATAGTTTAAATATGCGCCTGGGAAAAGGAGAGTCAGAAGCTATTGCTTTAGCAATCGAGTTACAAACTGACTATATCATTTTGGATGATTTTGCAGCCAGAAAGGAAGCCATTCGACTAGGACTAAACGTTAAGGGAACTTTAGCCGTGATCAGAAAGCTTCAGACAGATGGCAAAATCACCATTAGTAGCCTGGAGCAACTGTATCAAAATATGGTGGCAATTAATTTTAGAGTGAAGCGATCGCTCTTTGATGCTATTTTTGCAGATTAG
- the ylqF gene encoding ribosome biogenesis GTPase YlqF — translation MSLTQNYKLNLIQWYPGHIAKAEKKLKEQLTRVDVVLEVRDGRIPLATHHPQIDEWVGDKARVLVLNRLDMIAPQVRSLWVDWFKRHGEVAYSTNAKQGQGVTAIAKAAQAAGIQLNQRRRDRGMLPRPVRAVVIGFPNVGKSALINRLLGKRVVESAARPGVTRSLRWVRISEQLELLDAPGVIPLRMGNQEAAIKLAICDDIGQASYDNQLVASAFIDLLNELQETAGNLLPPSPLYTRYQLDPVMYTGESYLHALAEHRYKGDVERTARHLLTDFRKGLLGTIPLELPPNF, via the coding sequence ATGTCTTTAACTCAAAACTATAAATTAAACCTGATTCAATGGTATCCAGGCCATATTGCTAAAGCGGAAAAAAAGCTCAAAGAACAGCTAACGCGGGTAGATGTGGTACTAGAAGTCCGAGACGGACGGATTCCATTAGCCACACATCACCCCCAAATCGATGAATGGGTGGGAGATAAAGCGCGGGTATTGGTATTAAACCGATTAGATATGATTGCGCCCCAAGTGCGATCGCTGTGGGTAGATTGGTTTAAACGTCACGGTGAAGTCGCCTATTCCACCAATGCGAAACAAGGACAAGGAGTGACAGCGATCGCTAAAGCCGCCCAAGCAGCAGGAATACAACTCAATCAAAGAAGACGCGATCGCGGGATGTTACCTCGTCCAGTCCGGGCTGTAGTCATTGGTTTTCCCAACGTCGGTAAATCAGCCTTAATTAACCGTCTCCTAGGAAAGCGAGTCGTCGAAAGTGCAGCCCGTCCGGGGGTAACTCGCTCTTTACGTTGGGTGAGAATTTCCGAACAACTAGAACTACTAGATGCGCCTGGCGTTATTCCATTGAGAATGGGAAATCAAGAAGCCGCAATTAAATTAGCAATTTGTGATGACATTGGTCAAGCGTCCTATGATAATCAGTTAGTCGCATCCGCCTTCATCGATTTACTCAACGAACTCCAAGAGACAGCCGGAAATTTATTACCACCTTCACCCTTGTATACTCGCTATCAACTTGACCCCGTAATGTACACCGGAGAAAGCTATTTACACGCCTTAGCAGAACATCGTTACAAAGGCGATGTAGAACGCACAGCCAGACATCTATTAACAGATTTTCGTAAAGGTTTATTAGGCACAATCCCCCTAGAATTACCACCTAATTTTTAG
- a CDS encoding RloB family protein has translation MPKKTRKAQNRGYSDRKVETRELRPKFLIICEGEKTEPNYFKCFRVRKDVIDVDVRGFGYNPSKLVEKAKELNTQDEYNQVWCVFDRDDCPKEDFNNAIANANQAGFKVAYSNEAFELWYVLHFEFLNTGIPRKDYITKLNNFLKKKYKKNSDSIYEDLVDKQATAIKNAKNLLKIYNPHKPESDNPCTTVHKLVEELNKYIR, from the coding sequence ATGCCTAAAAAAACAAGGAAAGCGCAAAATCGTGGTTATTCTGATAGAAAAGTTGAAACTAGAGAGTTAAGACCCAAATTTTTAATTATTTGTGAAGGTGAAAAAACTGAACCAAATTACTTTAAATGTTTTCGTGTTCGCAAAGATGTAATTGATGTTGATGTGAGAGGATTTGGCTATAATCCCAGTAAGCTAGTAGAAAAAGCAAAAGAGTTGAATACTCAAGACGAGTATAACCAAGTATGGTGCGTATTTGACCGAGATGATTGCCCGAAGGAAGATTTTAACAATGCAATCGCAAATGCTAATCAAGCAGGATTTAAAGTTGCTTACTCTAATGAAGCCTTTGAACTATGGTATGTATTGCATTTTGAATTTCTCAATACTGGAATTCCTCGCAAAGATTACATCACTAAGTTAAATAACTTTCTGAAAAAGAAATATAAAAAAAATAGCGATTCAATTTATGAAGATTTAGTAGATAAACAAGCTACTGCTATCAAAAACGCTAAAAATCTTCTAAAGATATATAATCCGCATAAACCAGAAAGTGATAATCCTTGCACAACCGTACATAAGTTAGTTGAGGAATTAAATAAATATATTCGATAA
- a CDS encoding tetratricopeptide repeat protein translates to MNADEFFQQGFNQHLQGDYQEAIANYTQAIQLHPDYAAAYYNRGLILSAEFKDYHGAIADFNQAIQINPQFAEAYCNRGNGRYFLADYEGAIADFDQAIEIKPDFAQSYHSRGNAYLALEYYDQAIADYQQAIENSPPLATQINCDIAKALHNRGVARCNCGDNQGAIADFQQALQWHPYFAPAYSSKGNIYHILGEYQQAIAEHDHALQLDPNLAEVYHNRGNARYALQDNQGAIKDYNQALKINPNFAEAYYNRGLVYSRLQDFQPAIADFNQALILNPDDVQAYSERGLVREKLGDYHQAIEDYSQALQKNPTLALVYGFRANVRRLLGDYQGAIDDSNRLLQLDPNLAPGYCDRATTRCSLGDYQGAIQDYTMALQINPNLVQAYYGRGIAYEILQDFLAAVADNTQAIQLVPEFSPAYCNRGNAHRFLGNEKQAMADYNQALEINSDLIEAYYNRACLRYSLKDYQGAVADYTQVIQRNPQSATFYSDRANARYALQDYQGAIADYHQALAMDSSRAEDWYNRGRSLSLLGELTAGLADLNQALECQPYWASAYMLRADIRRRLEDYQGAIADFQKSADIYNRDGNIEYYQQILEAIAQIENL, encoded by the coding sequence ATGAATGCTGACGAATTTTTCCAACAGGGATTTAATCAACATTTGCAAGGGGACTATCAAGAAGCCATCGCAAATTATACTCAGGCGATTCAGCTACATCCAGACTACGCCGCAGCTTACTATAACCGGGGTCTGATTCTCAGCGCTGAATTTAAAGATTATCATGGCGCGATCGCGGACTTTAATCAAGCGATACAAATTAATCCCCAGTTTGCTGAAGCATATTGCAACCGGGGGAATGGGCGTTATTTTTTAGCCGATTATGAAGGCGCGATCGCGGACTTTGATCAAGCCATAGAAATTAAGCCCGATTTTGCCCAATCTTACCACAGTCGGGGTAATGCTTACTTAGCTTTAGAATATTACGACCAAGCGATCGCAGATTATCAACAAGCTATAGAAAATAGTCCGCCATTAGCTACCCAAATTAACTGCGATATTGCCAAGGCTTTACATAATCGGGGTGTGGCGCGTTGCAATTGCGGCGATAATCAAGGAGCGATCGCGGATTTTCAACAAGCTTTACAATGGCATCCCTATTTTGCCCCAGCTTATAGCAGCAAAGGTAATATTTACCACATTTTAGGAGAATATCAGCAAGCGATCGCTGAACATGACCACGCGTTACAACTAGATCCCAATTTAGCTGAAGTTTACCATAATCGCGGTAATGCCCGCTATGCTCTACAAGACAATCAGGGCGCTATCAAAGATTACAATCAGGCTTTAAAAATTAACCCCAATTTTGCGGAAGCTTACTACAATCGAGGTCTTGTTTATTCTCGTCTCCAAGATTTTCAGCCAGCAATTGCTGATTTTAACCAAGCCCTAATACTGAATCCTGATGATGTCCAAGCATACTCTGAACGGGGCTTGGTTCGAGAAAAGTTAGGTGATTATCATCAAGCAATTGAAGATTATAGCCAAGCATTACAAAAAAACCCCACCTTAGCTTTAGTATACGGCTTTCGGGCTAATGTTCGTCGCCTATTGGGAGATTATCAAGGGGCAATTGATGATAGTAATCGACTCTTACAACTAGATCCCAATTTAGCCCCAGGATACTGCGATCGCGCTACAACTCGCTGTAGTCTGGGAGATTATCAAGGGGCAATTCAAGACTATACAATGGCATTGCAGATTAATCCTAATTTAGTTCAAGCTTATTATGGCCGAGGAATTGCCTACGAAATTTTGCAAGATTTCCTCGCAGCAGTTGCAGATAATACTCAAGCCATCCAACTTGTTCCGGAATTCTCCCCAGCCTACTGCAATCGGGGTAATGCTCATCGTTTTTTAGGCAATGAAAAGCAGGCAATGGCAGATTATAATCAAGCATTAGAAATCAATTCTGATCTGATCGAAGCTTATTACAATCGGGCTTGTCTGCGCTATTCACTCAAAGATTATCAGGGAGCAGTTGCAGATTACACTCAAGTAATCCAAAGAAATCCTCAATCTGCTACATTTTATAGCGACCGCGCCAATGCTCGCTATGCTCTGCAAGACTATCAAGGTGCAATTGCCGATTATCATCAAGCCCTGGCTATGGACTCTAGTAGGGCTGAAGACTGGTATAACCGGGGTCGTAGCCTTTCTCTGCTAGGAGAGTTAACAGCAGGATTAGCTGATTTAAACCAAGCCTTAGAATGTCAGCCTTATTGGGCTTCAGCCTATATGCTGCGGGCTGATATCCGCCGTCGTCTAGAAGATTATCAAGGTGCAATTGCCGATTTCCAAAAATCTGCGGATATTTATAATCGAGACGGAAATATAGAGTATTATCAACAAATTCTTGAGGCGATCGCACAAATTGAAAATTTATAA
- a CDS encoding CYTH domain-containing protein: MPQEIERKYLLKEDSWRKNAQGSVYSQGYIATKDKVTVRVRIVGKQGYLTIKGPSVECSRLEFEYPIPLEDAQEMLNTLCQKPFIEKIRYKLEWGGLIWEIDEFEGLNKGLILAEVELSDVNQQIELPPWIGEEVSHDPRYFNSYLVTNPFSQW; the protein is encoded by the coding sequence ATGCCTCAAGAAATAGAGCGGAAATATTTACTCAAAGAAGATAGTTGGCGAAAAAATGCTCAAGGAAGTGTATATTCTCAAGGATATATTGCTACAAAAGATAAAGTTACTGTCCGTGTGCGAATAGTAGGAAAACAAGGTTACTTGACGATTAAAGGGCCTAGTGTTGAATGTTCCAGGTTAGAGTTTGAGTATCCCATTCCGCTAGAAGATGCTCAGGAAATGCTTAATACCTTGTGTCAAAAGCCTTTTATCGAAAAAATTAGATACAAACTAGAGTGGGGTGGTTTGATTTGGGAAATAGACGAGTTTGAGGGTCTAAATAAAGGATTAATATTAGCAGAAGTCGAACTCAGTGATGTAAATCAACAAATTGAATTACCTCCTTGGATTGGCGAAGAAGTATCCCACGATCCCAGATATTTTAATAGCTACTTAGTCACAAACCCCTTTTCGCAATGGTAA
- a CDS encoding VWA domain-containing protein, with protein sequence MTEIMGRQYTLIIDKSGSMESPSSELPGKTRWEVMQENTLALASKCDQLDPDGINVYVFSGRHKMYSGVTANKVKQIFQENNPAGSTNLGGVLKAAFDDFFNRREQGLTPDGETIIVVTDGEPDDRKSVYEQIILASRKIDRDEELAVLFFQIGDDASATQFLRTVDDELTNAGAKFDIADVTTSDEIEDIGFAAALAKAIVD encoded by the coding sequence ATGACAGAAATTATGGGCAGACAATATACCCTAATCATAGATAAGTCCGGCAGCATGGAAAGCCCTAGTAGCGAACTTCCAGGCAAAACCAGATGGGAAGTTATGCAAGAGAACACCTTAGCCTTAGCTTCCAAGTGTGATCAGCTAGACCCAGATGGTATCAATGTTTACGTTTTTTCTGGTAGACACAAAATGTACTCCGGCGTGACGGCGAATAAAGTTAAGCAGATATTCCAAGAGAATAACCCAGCTGGAAGCACCAACTTAGGAGGCGTACTTAAAGCCGCTTTTGATGACTTTTTCAACCGCCGAGAACAAGGTTTAACGCCAGACGGTGAGACAATTATTGTGGTTACAGATGGTGAGCCAGATGATCGTAAGTCTGTGTACGAGCAGATTATCCTCGCCAGCCGCAAAATAGATCGTGACGAAGAATTAGCGGTACTATTTTTTCAAATTGGTGATGATGCAAGTGCAACTCAGTTTCTCCGCACAGTCGATGACGAGTTAACCAACGCGGGCGCAAAGTTTGATATTGCTGATGTTACAACATCTGATGAAATAGAAGATATCGGCTTTGCCGCAGCTTTAGCAAAGGCGATCGTTGATTAA
- a CDS encoding type II toxin-antitoxin system VapB family antitoxin, translating into MTMITIDDELINEIIAVSHYENPQEAVIQILSNYLQQQKKELPLFERLRFIDDESAEDDIASLFERDRDTGKNVEL; encoded by the coding sequence ATGACCATGATCACAATAGATGATGAACTAATTAATGAAATTATCGCAGTCAGTCACTATGAAAATCCACAGGAAGCAGTCATTCAAATATTATCCAATTACTTGCAGCAACAAAAAAAAGAACTGCCTTTATTTGAGCGACTACGTTTTATAGATGACGAATCTGCCGAAGATGATATCGCCTCATTGTTTGAACGTGATAGAGATACAGGCAAAAATGTTGAACTATGA
- a CDS encoding VOC family protein, giving the protein MVFQYTEALVTIASINFADLVDFYTQLLNKKPLSLIPNVYAEFQLPGVKLGIFQPQKNHTSEFANSANSQISLCLEVSNLEQAIAHLTNLGYPPPGEISIASHGREIYAYDPDGNRLILHQK; this is encoded by the coding sequence ATGGTTTTTCAATATACCGAAGCACTCGTGACCATAGCATCTATTAACTTTGCAGACTTAGTAGATTTCTATACCCAATTACTGAATAAAAAACCTTTGTCACTCATCCCCAATGTTTATGCGGAATTTCAACTTCCAGGTGTGAAATTGGGGATTTTTCAACCTCAAAAAAACCATACATCTGAATTTGCCAACTCAGCAAACAGTCAGATAAGTTTGTGTTTAGAAGTAAGTAATTTAGAACAAGCGATCGCGCACCTGACAAACTTAGGCTATCCACCCCCCGGAGAAATCTCCATAGCTTCCCACGGTAGAGAAATTTACGCTTATGACCCTGATGGTAATCGGTTGATTTTGCATCAGAAATAA
- the nifT gene encoding putative nitrogen fixation protein NifT — MLRMNDAGTLVAYVAKKDLEEEVVKQADSNDGVVLTLANGWELEFSELPDKASLPLTVEAKRLC; from the coding sequence ATGCTGCGGATGAATGATGCGGGGACTTTGGTGGCTTATGTTGCTAAAAAAGACCTGGAAGAAGAAGTTGTTAAACAAGCAGATAGTAACGATGGGGTGGTTCTCACTTTAGCAAATGGCTGGGAATTAGAATTTAGCGAATTGCCAGATAAAGCAAGTTTACCGTTAACTGTGGAAGCTAAACGGTTGTGTTAA
- a CDS encoding ATP/GTP-binding protein, which produces MLIEFSIGNYRSFKDKVTFSMVAANIKAKDPKVDDNNTFAVDDELTLLKSAAIYGANASGKSNLAKAISFMKWFMINSSKETQSTEKIGVEPFGLSTETEAQPSLFEIVFILDGKKYRYGFEATEERVISEWLFYVPKKRETRLFERNYKESIDTYNISKTFKGGGIDSKTRHNALFLSVAAQFNVEIAEKILDWLTRKLQIISGLDKINLNYTVSCLAEGNDNREEIIQLIKKLDLGIREISLNETENALHSLPKDTSPVVKEIMIKMIAKQKPKPKSIQTGHQKFDGKGNHISLELFDLENQESEGTQKIFSIAGLLVNTLKNGDVLIFDEFDARLHPLISKAIVDIFNSPETNYKNAQLIFMTHDTNLLSNKLFRRDQIWFTEKTKYGATDLYSLVEYPIRNDASFESDYIKGKYGAIPFIGNLSQILGNRNA; this is translated from the coding sequence ATGCTCATAGAGTTTAGTATTGGTAATTACAGATCATTTAAAGATAAAGTCACCTTTAGCATGGTTGCAGCTAATATTAAAGCCAAAGACCCAAAAGTTGATGATAACAATACTTTTGCCGTAGATGATGAACTAACATTACTCAAAAGTGCGGCAATTTATGGTGCTAATGCTAGCGGTAAGAGTAACCTAGCAAAAGCTATCAGCTTTATGAAGTGGTTTATGATTAACTCCTCTAAAGAAACTCAAAGCACCGAGAAAATAGGAGTTGAACCATTTGGACTTAGTACAGAAACTGAAGCACAACCATCTTTATTTGAAATTGTGTTTATATTAGATGGTAAAAAGTATAGATATGGGTTTGAAGCTACTGAAGAAAGGGTTATTTCAGAGTGGCTATTTTATGTGCCTAAAAAAAGAGAAACTCGTTTGTTTGAACGTAATTATAAAGAATCTATTGATACATATAATATATCTAAAACTTTTAAAGGTGGTGGAATTGATTCAAAAACTAGGCATAATGCACTTTTTCTATCAGTAGCGGCTCAATTTAATGTTGAAATAGCTGAAAAAATACTAGATTGGCTCACAAGAAAATTACAAATAATTTCAGGCTTAGATAAGATAAATTTAAATTATACAGTTAGCTGTTTAGCAGAAGGTAATGATAATAGAGAAGAAATTATTCAATTAATAAAAAAACTAGATTTAGGTATCAGAGAAATAAGTCTCAATGAAACAGAAAATGCTCTACATTCTTTGCCTAAAGATACGTCACCAGTAGTCAAAGAAATAATGATTAAGATGATAGCAAAACAAAAACCAAAACCAAAATCAATTCAAACTGGGCATCAAAAATTTGATGGGAAAGGTAATCATATTTCTCTGGAATTATTTGATTTAGAAAATCAAGAGTCAGAAGGAACTCAAAAAATATTTTCTATCGCAGGTCTTTTAGTAAATACTTTAAAAAATGGTGATGTTTTGATATTTGATGAATTTGACGCGAGACTTCATCCTCTAATCAGTAAAGCAATTGTTGACATATTTAACTCTCCAGAAACAAATTATAAGAATGCACAATTGATATTTATGACTCACGATACCAACCTGCTGAGTAACAAACTGTTTCGGAGAGATCAGATTTGGTTTACCGAGAAAACTAAATATGGTGCTACAGATTTATATTCTCTCGTTGAATATCCAATCAGGAATGATGCTTCATTTGAAAGTGACTACATTAAAGGTAAATATGGTGCTATTCCCTTTATTGGTAACTTAAGCCAAATTTTGGGTAATAGGAATGCCTAA